A stretch of the Streptomyces venezuelae genome encodes the following:
- the rplS gene encoding 50S ribosomal protein L19 gives MSSLLDGVNAASLRSDVPAFRPGDTVNVHVRVIEGNRSRIQQFKGVVIRRQGSGVSETFTVRKVSFSVGVERTFPVNSPIFEKIELVTRGDVRRAKLYYLRELRGKAAKIKEKRDN, from the coding sequence GTCTTCTCTCCTGGATGGCGTCAACGCCGCCTCCCTGCGTTCGGACGTCCCGGCCTTCCGCCCCGGTGACACCGTCAACGTGCACGTCCGCGTGATCGAGGGCAACCGCTCCCGTATCCAGCAGTTCAAGGGCGTTGTCATCCGTCGCCAGGGCTCTGGCGTCTCCGAGACCTTCACCGTCCGCAAGGTCTCCTTCAGCGTCGGCGTGGAGCGCACCTTCCCGGTGAACTCCCCGATCTTCGAGAAGATCGAGCTCGTCACCCGCGGTGACGTGCGTCGCGCGAAGCTGTACTACCTCCGTGAGCTCCGCGGCAAGGCCGCGAAGATCAAGGAGAAGCGCGACAACTGA